From the genome of Ptychodera flava strain L36383 chromosome 3 unlocalized genomic scaffold, AS_Pfla_20210202 Scaffold_27__1_contigs__length_13241970_pilon, whole genome shotgun sequence:
TTTTTAGATCGAAAAGGGTTAGAAAGTAGTCCAAAGAGCAACACGCTGTAAGGAGTTTCTTCTGAATAACGTACCCACTGGCGTATTAAAAAACcagcaaaataatttgtcaatGTTAACCCAAAAGGTTTCAGCGATGGCCGTGACACACGTGGAGTTTGTAAGAAGCATTTAATCAATCAAATTAAGTACTGGTACGGTCCCATGCTCTGCGATTTGCGTTAATAAATTGTCGGTTTATTACCAGGCGATGGTGATGGCGATGGTGATGGCGATGGCGATGGTGATGGTGGAGACTCATGCTACTTTTGCACCTGGCCGACGGAAAACAACTGTAACCCTGTCGATGATACTACAAGAACTTGTTCTGGCTCGAAGTGCGCGGTGAGTGTAGTGCAGCAGACTTTTCGGGGATACAATGTATAAGTTATACTGTACGTTGCAATAGCGTCTTTTTTGCGTTGGTAAAGTCATAGGCACAGACAATAAACTTTAACCCTTGAACTGCAATGTCAAACTGCCCCATCATTCAGTAAACCATGAGACGGGTTACACAGTATAAATTTTGTGAACAACCTACAACTGGCAGCCGTTTGCTCACCACAGTTCTAGCTCAGTCGGAACAGCGCCACCATTAGTAGAGCATGGGGATAAGTGTGTAGTTATCAGTGTCGGGTCAGAGTAATGGCCAACAAGTAGCGTTCGGCAATGGCGGCGTAAGAAATGCAATAAATACTTCTTCACCTCAAAAATTTTCCTTTGTCTGATGATTTTTCTATTCTATCAGACTTAGGAAATTCCACTCCATTTATCGTAGAAAACATTTGATAAGTTGGAAGAACTTCGCTCGATTTCTATTTGATTTAGGAACTCCTTCAAACCGAAGGGCTATGTTCAGTATCGTTTACTATAAATACTAGTATTGCTGAGGCCATTGTATTGCTGCATAACTTACACGCTTTGGCCACATTAACAGATTATTTCCTCaatgaaaatcattatcattaaattcatTCTCTTTAgattatattgtcatttttatttctaaTAATCTTCTAATGATCATCGCACTTCCAAAAACGACAAACTTTGCAGCCAACGACAGAGATATTCAAACTACAACGGCAAAGAATAATAATATAGGCAACAAACTGGGGTAGGATAAGTTTGTTGACCGTCCCTTGACAGCATAAATCTCAACTGACTCTACTCCGGGCAACGTTTTCACATCGTCTCAGACTTCTAGAACTACTATAGAATGTCCCCTGATAACCTTTACCATAGTAACTGTCAATCACTGAGTTATTTTCATGAACGCTAGGGGATAGGGTCATCGTCATTGTCATTGTTACTTGTTCTGTGTAATTGTTTACATCCAAAACATATTCACAATTGAAGCTTCTCGGTTTATGTAATTCTATCAGTATTTTATTCTGCTGCCGTTGTGAGCTGTTTGTTCTGATTTTCTCTTCTGTGTCATACTTTGGAGTAGTATGTAGGCCTAAAGAGTAGAGACAGCAGCCATGATCAGACAAATGGAACACCACTGTCAAAACAAATCGAACCCAGGAAAGAAGGGATACAAAAGTTTAGCAGAGACActaataatgacaatattatctTTCTTATTACAGAAAGCAGCAACATACTCTGAAGGCGATCTTATATTAGTGGTTCGAACATGCTTTCCACAATGCGCTGAAAGAGATGACACTGCCGCGTGCACTCGTAAGTTGATATCTATCCGTCTTCATCTCTGACCACTAAATGTAACAACGGCCCATCTATAGAACATACaggcgacctagcggccgatatagctccgctgtgtttatgtaaagaataactatgatgaagaaggtggaaatctttgatagctcatttcagtggccagaaaaaagtggctaaaatagctgcaaaaatacacaattgaggatttgatcataatttgaatatatcacatcggatcatcccaaagaacatgtcaaccaaagctatctgacgagtagttttttgagaataaaatttttctgaccaaaaatggcaaaaattgccctcaaaataaaaattgcagatttcaacataatttcaatatatcatatattacaataatcccttggaaactgtataccaaatatcaaagctatcgacttgcagtttttgagaaacacatttttttgaccaaaaatggcaaaaattgcccccaaaatacaaaattgcagatttcctcataatttcaaaatatcacatttagttcatctgtaggaacatgcatatcgaaattcaaagctatcagaccagtactttttgagaaacacattttttgaccaaagatggaaaaattgccccaaaaatacagaattgcAGAATTCGTCATTATTCCAATAAGCATCATTAAGGTCATCTATtggaacctatataccaaatttcaaagctttcagatgagtacttttggaaatacacattaaGTGaccaaaaagggcaaaaattgccccaaaaatacaaaattacagatttcatcagaaattcagtaTATTGActaagtttatctgtagaaacctgtataccaaatttcaaagctgtcaaacgagtagttttggaaatacacattagtgaccaaaaagggcaaaaattgccccaaaaatacaaaattacagatttcatcagaaattcatatatattacttagttcatctataggaacctgtataccaaatttcaaagctatcagaccagtactttttgagaaacacattttttgaccaaaaatggcaaaaattgccttaaaaatgcaaatttgcatatttctgcacaatttgaacaaatctgaaatagatcatccctagggacctatgtactaaatatcaaagctatctgactggtagttttgaagaagaagatttgtaaagatttttttaccaaaaacgacaaaaattgccttaaaaatacaaatatgaacatttcaccacgatttgaacaaacttaagtgagggtaccccaagtgaactgcatataaaatttcaaagcaatcggacttgcggtttctgaggagaaggcaattgctgacagcggagctaaaaaaagtCTTTCCCCGTGATGTAACACTGCTGTGATAAACTAATTACGTCATTAGAATATCGCGTTGATTTAATTACCTTATAAGGTCAACACGGTGGGCGATTAGGCGATGTCATAGTGTTTGGTCAAATGGTCAGAGGTTGTGTGTTCAGTGAAGGGAGAGACGACCGTTGATAGAAACACGCGGAGGGACTTCCGTCTTTATTGGAAAAATCGCAGATATCcccaagatttcatcaaaagaaTGTgctgatttcagtgatttcgCGCTCCACCCTGTGCCCAGACATGCAGCAGTGATTTCGTGCGCATGTGGAGAGGGAAAATAGTACAGTGACATATAGGCACGCCATTTTCCTTTGTGACACAAGTCTATGCAGTTTCGCGGCACCCATTTTTCCACATCTACCGCCGTTCCTCAGCTAGAACTGAACGTTAACAAATATAGTATATATAAAGCGTCTAAGATTATCTGCACATTTATGTGCTTCTGTTTGTCTTAATGTATAATCAATGTAACCTCTGGCTGGTGGCACGATATAGCATGGCACGATAACGTATGTTCTCCTAAATTTGATTTGTGTCTTGTTAAATCAATATCGCTTATATTATAAAAATCGACACCTTAAATCGTCCGAGGTTAATGTACACgtgatatgtttttgttaagttaactatcacgtgatagttatgaaaacaatggtgacactgtggtgacaaaaatgtttccctatattaggctttcagaaaatatataatttacgggggttctgagcttattaaccactagagaattgttagcttaaaaaggtcaatttcttgtcttgcaACCTTAAGTAATGGCGCGAAAATAGATGTATAAAATACATAACATCGACCCAAAGTGGACACACTCTGACAGTTCGTCAAGAAAGGGTCAGCGCCAACAGGCTCGTATTGCTTCAAGTAGTAATAAGACaataattggggggggggggtcaaaccTAAGTTTTCTGTGGGGATAAAGACTAAAAAGGTACTGTCACAGAAATGCCCCACTAGTTTGCAACTACTTGAAATATTACACTATACTTGACCGTGAGTAATTGCCACAACACGCAAAGGTGACTGACTCAATCAAGGACAGACAAAACGGAAAAACTTGCTTGGTCATTTAAACCATAGACAGCAGTAGCTAGCTTCCATTGTCTATGTTTAAACGAATAACATGCCAAACATCTTaacatcaaaaaaaaaatgggaACAGAAGGTCTCTTAATCTTTCCAAAACATCCTCATCATTATCTTCAGCTTATTTTACACTACAGCACATATATTGGCCTTATGCTATTACCGTATCATCTATGAAGGCAAATCACACAGCAGTATGTTTTCTTCTTATCGTCATTTAAACGAATGAGGTTCTAATTTCTTATCATTCTGCCGTCGATCGGGTGAATAGATGTGAATCATATCGGGCTATCCATCTCATCACCGCTGATGTATCAAACTCCGTCATTTATAGGAGGACCGTTTAATTTCTGGGCGATCGAGGATTATTGGCAGATGAAGGAgaaatttcagaattttcaactaATTTGGTGATTGTAAACTGGAGGGTCTGGTCCCGTTTACTTAATATGCAATTGCATGGCTTAATGATGTCTGAGTAGTTATTTCATACTTTATACGCACCACGATAATACCTCTTTTGAtatatgtgtttgttttctgtttcaGGTACTGAGATTAAATGTTGCGAGGGAGACAAGTGTAACAACGCAGTCTATTCTGTAGTGTCGTTTGTGGCGCTGTTCATGTCGGTTACCGCCGCTATTTACCACACCGCCCTGTAAGCATCCTTGGTTCTCTAGTGCCAAGTTTGTaggtgcagtgttttcatatGTTTTGTAGGTCAACAACACTTACCTGTATACCCGCTCTCTTTTTAAAAGCTTATTGCTATTGCCAAATTTGTGTTTGCCACATCGACATCATCGCACATAATTGTATATTTAACGAGTGCCGTCATCTTAGATGGTGGAAATTGCAACCAACGGTGAAATTCTGAAAGATGGCGCTGTTTAATGTTTATTATTTTGAATCAGCATAATACAACTTCAAACGATGTAAAATACAGCGCTCGTCTTTTGAGATTGGAGTTTCACTGTTTGGTAAACACGGATTTCGTGACTGTAACGTACAAGTTGCTTTACTCTGACACACTACATCGCAGGATGTGAAGATTGCCACATGTTCTCTTATCGTGCCgaatgtttcaaaataaaaacactttAGCAGAACCTTAACCTCTTGCAAAAGTGACAGTGACAGTATTTTTCTGATTCAGGcttgtgattggctaaaaaCTTCGCAGTCCAGCCAACTCATCGACCTCAATGGTCAACCACACTTTGGGGTTCGACCATTTTAACAATGGCGTTCTTTGTAGGGATAAGTCATGTTTTATTGGGAATAtcgaaataaatgcaaaattagAGCTAGTCTTTATGGAAATTACCAACATTTCATGTGTTTTGAACCCAAAAACGTAGGTCAAGGCGTGTTTCTAATTCGTTATAAGATGTGACCGACAGCTCATCCTTTGATGGCTTCTTAGAACTCAACGTTAGTGACACTCATTGTCGACCATTGCAATGCATATTTTCCAGTTCTAATGTGGAAAATTTAACACGCTTAATctgatttttctttcaaaatagtaaactttattgaaaaAGTCAAAAAGGACTGTACTTCATAGAACATTTCTAGCAACAGAAGTAGTGGCAATGTACACTTGTCAACAAGGAATCCACTGAACACATACACTTCAGCTACACACGTAGTGGCAATTGCACAAGTTAACAAGAGCTCTGCTTCACTGAACACATACACTACAGCTACATATGTTGTGGGATTGTACATAACTCAACAACAGTTGCACTTCAATTAATACTTCAGTTACACATGTCGTGGCAGTGTAAAATGGTCAACAAGACCTGTACTTCACTGAACACATTCAACTAAGCTACAAACATCGTGGCAATACCACGGTCACCAAGAGCTCTGCTTCTGAACACATACACTACAGCTACATATGTCGTTGGATTGTACATTACTCAACAACAATTGCAATTCATTGAACACTTCAGCTACACATGTCGTGGCAGTGTACAATGGTCAACAAGACTTGTTCTTCCCTGAACACATTCACCTAAGCTACAAACGTTGCGGCAATATCACAGTCACCAAGAGCTCTGCTTCTGAACACATACGTTATAGCTACGTATGTCGTGGGATTGTACATTACTCAACAACAGTTGCACTTCATTGAACACTTCAGCTACACATGTCGTGGGACTGTACATTATTCAACAACAGTTGCACTTCATTGATCACTTCAGCTACACATGTCGTGGCAGTGTACACTGGTCAACAAGACCTGTACTTTACTGAACACATTCACCTAAGCTACAAACGTCGTGGGAGTTACTAGAGTCATCAAGAGCTCTACTTCACTGAACACGTACACTACAGCTACAGATGTCTTTGGATTGTACATTACTCAACAATAGTTGCACTTCATATAACACTTCAGCTTCAAATGTCCAGACAGT
Proteins encoded in this window:
- the LOC139126224 gene encoding uncharacterized protein → MDVVMKTLVFAFLLTFVVERSSAIECYFCTTTSLEDSDNCANPVAGTTATATCDGECQTTFAYVSNAISAVTRSCSASCTESNPVSGIGADTDCCSTTNCNSESASSQGDGDGDGDGDGDGDGGDSCYFCTWPTENNCNPVDDTTRTCSGSKCAKAATYSEGDLILVVRTCFPQCAERDDTAACTRTEIKCCEGDKCNNAVYSVVSFVALFMSVTAAIYHTAL